A region of Cellulophaga sp. RHA19 DNA encodes the following proteins:
- a CDS encoding ABC transporter substrate-binding protein: MQKITDQMGRQFECPKRPLRIISLVPSQTELLVDLGLEEYIVGVTKFCIHPKHLRMSKKVVGGTKKISLAKIEAVKPDIILCNKEENTKEIVEQLEKIYPVHVSDINDLEDALDLITQYGVIFNSSLDATKIVSTIRNEANSFKNFIKDKPAKKVAYLIWKDPYMAAGKQTFIDHMLSLNKYKNVFKGSLRYPEATLETIKELNPDYILLSSEPYPFKREHIDEIKKIMPSTTVELVDGEYFSWYGSRLLDAFIYFKSLHY; encoded by the coding sequence ATGCAAAAGATTACAGATCAAATGGGGAGGCAATTTGAATGCCCAAAAAGACCCTTACGAATTATTTCTCTAGTGCCATCACAAACTGAGCTGTTGGTAGATTTAGGTTTAGAAGAGTACATTGTAGGTGTTACAAAATTTTGTATTCATCCTAAACATCTACGTATGTCTAAAAAAGTAGTTGGTGGTACAAAAAAAATTTCCTTAGCTAAAATTGAAGCTGTAAAACCAGATATTATCTTATGCAACAAAGAAGAAAATACAAAAGAAATTGTTGAGCAGCTAGAAAAAATATACCCCGTACACGTATCAGACATTAATGACTTAGAAGATGCGCTAGATTTAATTACCCAATATGGTGTTATTTTTAATAGCTCTTTAGATGCTACAAAAATTGTTAGCACTATTAGAAACGAAGCAAATTCTTTTAAAAATTTTATAAAAGACAAACCTGCTAAAAAAGTAGCCTATTTAATTTGGAAAGATCCATATATGGCAGCTGGCAAACAAACTTTTATAGATCATATGCTTAGCCTAAACAAGTATAAAAATGTTTTTAAAGGCAGTTTAAGGTACCCTGAAGCTACTTTAGAAACTATTAAAGAACTAAACCCTGATTACATTTTACTATCATCAGAACCTTATCCATTTAAACGAGAACATATAGATGAGATTAAAAAAATAATGCCATCTACAACTGTTGAGCTGGTAGATGGCGAATACTTTTCTTGGTATGGTAGCAGACTACTAGATGCATTTATCTATTTTAAGTCTTTACACTACTAG
- a CDS encoding response regulator codes for MNMLKSILLIDDDEATNFLHKMVIKKLNCTNDVIVKTNGQEAIDYLKTEKDGVFPQPSLILLDINMPIMNGWEFLQEYKKLEENQMAETVIVMLTTSLNPDDKARALGFTQINDFKSKPLTPDGLRDILKSFFMFPDDI; via the coding sequence ATGAACATGCTAAAAAGTATATTGTTAATAGATGATGATGAGGCAACTAATTTTTTGCACAAAATGGTTATTAAAAAGCTTAATTGTACAAATGATGTTATTGTTAAAACTAACGGACAAGAAGCCATAGATTACCTTAAAACAGAAAAAGATGGTGTTTTTCCGCAACCAAGCTTAATTTTATTAGACATTAATATGCCTATTATGAATGGTTGGGAGTTTTTACAAGAGTATAAAAAGCTTGAAGAAAACCAAATGGCAGAAACAGTAATTGTTATGCTAACAACATCTTTAAATCCTGATGATAAAGCTAGAGCTTTAGGTTTTACCCAAATAAACGATTTTAAAAGTAAACCACTTACGCCAGACGGTTTAAGAGATATACTTAAAAGCTTTTTTATGTTTCCTGATGATATATAA
- a CDS encoding sensor histidine kinase: MKTSPQFKELRFSKTLILTILVICIFPFILQLIGVDFGNINIIFNANGEKVALDHASQDLVLTHLRGTFTHLILEWTAICIAIATAVLAFIQYRITNNPTTPIIGGALLCAGFIDAFHALAAIKIINPATGNENFLPFTWALSRIFNSVILILGVSIILLQKKRMLPKNGRRFVFIVTLIFGLIVFLTVYFSALSKSLPTTTIHDSFITRPYDLIPLVLFSFLALYLFPKFHKKENNIFSNALLWSMIPAIATQMYMAFGSEHLHDSNFNIAHSLKAISYAIPFIGIMLDYISTHKKEQIRLTALKNAHYAVSQKNKELEQFAFIASHDLQEPLRTVMNFTQLFKEEYSDKLDKNGITYLNFIRQASTRMSLLIKAVFDYSRIGAKNEISKVKTNKLLNEVIAEMDHIIKETNTVIHYKKLPKIEGQKTELRILFQNLLSNAIRFQKEGATPVIEIKAKDLGDFWEFSIKDNGIGIEKKHQDKIFSMFQRLHSKDVYEGIGIGLTHCLKIVLMHQGRIWVTSEPNKGSEFKFTIKKQE, encoded by the coding sequence ATGAAAACTTCCCCCCAGTTTAAAGAATTAAGGTTTTCCAAAACTTTAATTCTTACCATTTTAGTTATATGTATTTTTCCTTTTATACTTCAGTTAATTGGAGTTGATTTTGGAAACATAAATATCATATTTAATGCTAACGGAGAAAAAGTCGCCTTAGACCATGCTTCTCAAGATCTAGTTTTAACTCATTTAAGAGGTACTTTTACACATTTAATTTTAGAATGGACAGCAATTTGTATTGCCATTGCAACTGCCGTATTAGCCTTTATACAATACAGAATAACAAACAACCCAACTACTCCTATTATTGGAGGCGCATTGTTATGTGCTGGCTTTATAGATGCCTTTCATGCTTTGGCAGCTATTAAAATAATAAATCCAGCTACTGGTAATGAAAATTTTTTACCATTTACTTGGGCACTATCTAGAATATTTAATAGTGTAATTTTAATTTTGGGTGTTAGTATAATTTTGTTACAAAAGAAAAGGATGCTTCCAAAAAACGGAAGGCGCTTTGTATTTATTGTGACCTTAATTTTTGGTCTAATTGTATTTTTAACTGTATATTTTTCTGCCCTAAGTAAATCTTTACCAACTACAACAATACATGATAGTTTTATTACAAGGCCCTATGATTTAATTCCGCTTGTATTATTCTCATTTTTAGCATTATACTTATTTCCAAAGTTCCATAAAAAAGAAAACAATATATTTTCTAATGCTCTTTTATGGAGTATGATACCTGCTATAGCTACGCAAATGTATATGGCTTTTGGGTCTGAACATTTACATGATTCTAACTTTAACATAGCCCATTCTTTAAAAGCAATATCATATGCTATACCATTTATTGGAATTATGTTAGACTATATATCTACCCATAAAAAAGAACAAATACGACTTACCGCATTAAAAAATGCTCATTATGCTGTTAGTCAAAAAAATAAAGAACTAGAACAGTTTGCCTTTATTGCATCTCATGATTTACAAGAACCTTTACGTACTGTAATGAACTTTACTCAACTATTTAAAGAAGAGTATAGTGACAAGTTAGATAAAAATGGTATTACGTATTTAAACTTTATTAGACAAGCATCTACAAGAATGAGCTTGCTTATTAAAGCTGTTTTTGACTATTCTAGAATTGGAGCCAAAAATGAAATTAGCAAGGTAAAAACTAATAAATTACTTAATGAGGTTATTGCAGAAATGGACCATATTATTAAAGAAACCAATACTGTAATACACTATAAAAAGTTACCAAAAATAGAAGGTCAAAAAACAGAGCTACGTATTCTATTTCAAAATCTGCTATCAAATGCTATTAGATTCCAAAAAGAAGGCGCAACACCCGTAATAGAAATAAAAGCAAAAGACCTTGGAGATTTTTGGGAATTTAGTATAAAAGACAACGGTATTGGTATAGAAAAAAAGCATCAAGATAAAATATTTTCTATGTTTCAACGCTTACATTCTAAAGACGTTTATGAAGGAATAGGAATAGGGCTTACGCATTGCTTAAAAATTGTACTAATGCACCAAGGTAGAATATGGGTAACATCTGAACCAAATAAAGGGAGCGAATTTAAATTTACTATTAAAAAACAAGAATGA
- a CDS encoding putative signal transducing protein gives MLKSNYQKIYSGNQFDVKAIVEKLHSINIEGVVKDESESGRLAGFASAIPGEQDLYVHNDEVEKALELIKSHFKK, from the coding sequence ATGTTAAAATCAAACTACCAAAAAATATATAGCGGAAACCAATTTGATGTAAAAGCTATTGTAGAAAAATTACATTCAATAAATATAGAAGGCGTTGTAAAAGACGAGTCAGAATCTGGAAGACTAGCTGGTTTTGCTTCTGCTATACCTGGAGAACAAGACTTATATGTACATAATGATGAAGTAGAAAAAGCTTTAGAATTAATAAAAAGTCATTTTAAAAAATAA
- a CDS encoding DUF58 domain-containing protein: MRFLKSFYIHNTFFWYLAILAAMFMTSYWYKWLYPIAWLCTMVLIALFLFDIVLLFASKNSVKASRTLPQKLSNSDHNPIVMQFVSTYAFKTGVSVVEELPIQFQKRDFKYNTILTKKEPKTFEYTVRPVGRGEYYFGNLNIYASSPLRIVKRRFLYLKNQMVPVYPSIIQMQKYDFLAISNKLSEFGMKKIRRIGNTQEFEQIKEYVPGDDFRTINWKATAKSNQLMVNQYQDEKSQPIYSVIDTGRVMKMPFNGLKLLDYAINSTLAFSNVALKKNDKTGMISFSKNIESFLPAMQKPTYLNAILEKLYNITTDYVDSDFGLLYAHLKRKVNHRSLLLLYTNFEHITAMRRQLPYLLAIAKKHVLVVIFFENTELESLINSDAEDIQGIYHKTIAEKFSMDKRLMQKELQQYGIQTILTKPEELTINTINKYLEIKARGLL, encoded by the coding sequence ATGCGTTTTTTAAAATCGTTTTACATACATAACACCTTTTTTTGGTACTTAGCCATACTTGCCGCAATGTTCATGACATCGTATTGGTACAAATGGCTATACCCTATTGCATGGCTTTGTACTATGGTTTTAATTGCCTTGTTTTTATTTGATATAGTTTTACTATTCGCATCAAAAAATAGTGTAAAAGCAAGCAGAACACTACCGCAAAAATTATCAAACAGTGACCATAACCCTATTGTTATGCAGTTTGTAAGTACTTATGCTTTTAAAACTGGTGTTTCTGTTGTTGAAGAATTGCCTATTCAATTTCAAAAAAGAGATTTTAAATACAATACAATACTTACAAAAAAAGAACCTAAAACTTTTGAATATACAGTTAGACCAGTAGGACGTGGTGAATATTATTTTGGCAACTTAAATATTTATGCTTCTTCTCCCCTACGCATTGTAAAACGTAGATTTTTGTATCTTAAAAACCAGATGGTTCCAGTATATCCATCTATCATTCAAATGCAGAAATATGATTTTTTAGCTATCAGCAATAAATTATCAGAATTTGGAATGAAAAAAATTAGACGTATAGGTAATACGCAAGAGTTTGAGCAAATTAAAGAGTACGTTCCTGGTGATGACTTTAGAACCATAAACTGGAAAGCTACAGCTAAAAGTAACCAGTTAATGGTTAACCAATATCAAGATGAAAAATCACAACCCATTTACTCTGTAATAGATACTGGTAGAGTAATGAAAATGCCCTTTAATGGTTTAAAACTTTTAGATTATGCCATAAATAGTACGTTAGCATTTTCTAATGTAGCTCTTAAAAAGAATGACAAAACAGGAATGATATCTTTCTCTAAAAACATAGAGTCATTTTTACCTGCTATGCAAAAGCCTACTTATTTAAATGCCATACTAGAAAAGCTTTATAATATTACTACAGACTACGTAGATTCTGATTTTGGATTACTTTATGCACATTTAAAACGTAAAGTAAACCATAGAAGCTTATTATTACTATATACTAATTTTGAACATATAACAGCAATGCGCAGGCAGTTACCATATTTGCTTGCTATTGCAAAAAAGCATGTATTAGTTGTTATATTTTTTGAAAATACAGAATTAGAAAGCTTAATAAATTCTGATGCAGAAGACATACAGGGTATTTACCATAAAACTATTGCAGAAAAGTTTTCTATGGATAAAAGGTTAATGCAAAAAGAACTGCAACAATACGGCATACAAACAATACTTACCAAGCCAGAAGAGCTTACTATTAACACCATTAATAAATACTTAGAAATTAAAGCTAGAGGACTCTTATAA
- a CDS encoding AAA family ATPase, with protein MEANNDINFDNRIPLEDLKNAVTEIKQELAKVIIGQDRFVELLIVSLLVDGHVLIEGVPGIAKTVTAKLFAKTLKTEFSRIQFTPDLMPSDILGTSIFNVKSSEFEFKQGPIFSNIILIDEINRAPAKTQAALFEIMEETQVTMDGKTYKMEAPFMVLATQNPIEQEGTYALPEAQLDRFLFKIKVEYPTLEEEIKILTTHHQRKGIKPQTLIKDVLSPAKLKEYKKNIQEVIVEEKILRYIAEIISKTRNHPHLYLGGSPRASLATLNAAKAFAAINGRDFVTPEDVKKALTPVLNHRVILTPEREMEGMTTESVVHMIMESVEIPR; from the coding sequence ATGGAAGCAAATAACGATATCAATTTTGATAATAGAATACCTTTAGAAGATTTAAAAAATGCTGTTACCGAAATTAAGCAAGAGCTGGCTAAGGTAATTATTGGTCAAGATCGTTTTGTAGAGTTGTTAATTGTTTCGCTATTAGTAGATGGTCACGTTTTAATAGAAGGTGTACCTGGAATAGCAAAAACGGTTACTGCCAAATTATTTGCTAAAACTTTAAAAACAGAATTTAGTCGTATACAATTTACACCAGATTTAATGCCTAGTGATATTTTAGGTACTTCTATTTTTAACGTAAAATCGTCTGAATTTGAGTTTAAACAAGGGCCTATTTTTTCTAATATTATTTTGATTGATGAAATAAATAGAGCTCCTGCTAAAACACAAGCTGCTTTGTTTGAGATTATGGAAGAAACACAAGTAACTATGGACGGTAAAACCTATAAAATGGAGGCTCCTTTTATGGTTTTAGCTACACAAAACCCAATTGAACAAGAAGGTACTTATGCCCTACCAGAAGCACAATTAGACCGTTTTTTGTTTAAAATTAAAGTAGAATACCCAACACTAGAAGAAGAAATAAAAATACTAACAACACACCACCAACGTAAAGGCATAAAGCCGCAAACACTTATAAAAGATGTGTTGTCTCCTGCAAAATTAAAGGAATACAAAAAAAACATACAAGAGGTAATTGTTGAAGAAAAAATTCTACGCTACATAGCAGAAATAATTTCTAAAACACGTAACCACCCACATTTATACCTTGGTGGTTCTCCTAGAGCATCCTTAGCAACTTTAAATGCAGCAAAAGCTTTTGCTGCCATTAATGGTAGAGACTTTGTTACTCCAGAAGATGTAAAAAAAGCACTAACACCTGTACTTAACCATAGAGTTATTTTAACTCCAGAGCGCGAAATGGAAGGTATGACAACAGAAAGTGTTGTACATATGATTATGGAATCTGTAGAAATACCTAGATAA
- a CDS encoding DUF4350 domain-containing protein, whose amino-acid sequence MIKKGSSYIIIIAVTLIVYLALEYSKPKEVNWFPSFATHHKIPFGTKVFNDILENKLGDKTTSVYEPPFIFLNKNDTITGTYLLINNNLELDKSEVSKLLEWTAKGNTLYLAGSSFGNALEHELNFSTKTLYTDELDHKFYMHLVNPSIKTKKPIVFSKKSDINYFSKIDTLNAKVLGVIDDFETISIKNANIIKQDYGKGTVILNHFPYAFTNFFILDNENNTDYTSSLLAYVDTSKNIYIDNHHKSGKTFYTSPMRIFLSAKELKWAYYIALIGALFYVFFEGKRKQRAIPIVTPLKNQTLAFTRTIADMYYQRNRQKEIAEHKINFFMDYVRSKFHVNTLEKNDDFYNTVSARSFHTKEEITKLFSYFDQLLQQQNITNDQLIALDKKIEQFKDKANGSK is encoded by the coding sequence GTGATAAAAAAAGGAAGCTCATATATCATCATTATAGCAGTAACACTTATTGTTTACTTGGCTTTAGAGTATAGTAAACCTAAAGAGGTCAACTGGTTTCCTTCTTTTGCTACTCACCATAAAATTCCTTTTGGCACTAAGGTTTTTAATGATATTTTAGAAAATAAATTAGGAGATAAAACAACATCTGTTTACGAACCACCTTTTATATTTTTAAATAAAAACGACACTATAACAGGTACATATTTGCTAATAAATAACAACCTTGAATTAGATAAAAGCGAAGTAAGTAAATTATTAGAGTGGACTGCCAAAGGAAATACACTTTACCTTGCAGGCTCTAGTTTTGGTAACGCTTTAGAACATGAGCTTAATTTTAGCACAAAAACACTTTACACAGATGAATTAGATCATAAATTTTATATGCATTTAGTTAATCCGTCTATAAAAACTAAAAAACCTATTGTTTTTAGTAAAAAATCCGATATTAATTATTTTTCTAAAATAGATACTCTAAACGCAAAAGTGTTGGGTGTTATAGATGATTTTGAAACAATCTCTATAAAAAATGCAAACATCATAAAACAAGACTATGGTAAAGGAACCGTTATTTTAAATCATTTTCCTTACGCATTTACCAATTTTTTTATTTTAGATAATGAAAACAATACAGATTACACATCGTCTTTATTAGCTTATGTAGACACTTCTAAAAATATTTACATAGATAATCACCATAAATCAGGAAAAACCTTTTACACATCTCCAATGCGTATATTTTTAAGCGCAAAAGAATTAAAATGGGCATATTATATAGCCCTAATTGGTGCTTTATTTTATGTCTTTTTTGAAGGAAAAAGAAAACAACGTGCAATACCAATAGTTACTCCTTTAAAAAATCAGACTTTGGCATTTACCCGTACCATTGCAGATATGTATTACCAAAGAAACAGGCAAAAAGAAATTGCAGAGCACAAGATTAACTTTTTTATGGACTATGTACGCTCTAAATTTCATGTAAATACCCTAGAAAAGAACGATGATTTTTACAATACCGTTTCTGCAAGAAGTTTTCATACCAAAGAAGAAATTACAAAGTTGTTTTCATATTTTGATCAACTTTTACAACAACAAAATATAACTAATGACCAACTAATAGCATTAGATAAAAAAATAGAACAATTTAAAGACAAAGCAAATGGAAGCAAATAA
- a CDS encoding DUF4129 domain-containing protein, with amino-acid sequence MQKLLFSFLISITFSLSAYSFQDSTMVDYDDAPLSVKKITKEDLQSYKDDSSYNYTLEKADNSWWDKFKSWLYSYWLRFFQWLFGGTKAVGYLAAFLKIIPYVLLGILIFIGIKFFLKVNANSIHLSKKNQSSVTLSEEENIIKNEDIQQLIKKALEDKNYRLAIRYYYLHILKIMSDKELIDWQLQKTNDDYQQELSGSTYAKSFITITRLYDYVWYGDFTIDELKYNKAAEEFIKLQNSIIKK; translated from the coding sequence ATGCAAAAACTTCTTTTTTCTTTTCTTATTAGTATCACGTTTTCTTTATCTGCGTATAGTTTTCAAGACTCTACTATGGTAGATTATGATGATGCACCTTTATCTGTAAAGAAAATAACAAAAGAAGACTTACAATCTTACAAAGATGACTCTAGTTATAATTACACCTTAGAAAAAGCAGATAACTCTTGGTGGGATAAATTTAAATCTTGGCTTTACTCTTATTGGTTACGCTTTTTTCAATGGCTATTTGGAGGAACAAAAGCTGTAGGCTATTTAGCTGCTTTTTTAAAAATTATACCGTACGTACTGCTTGGAATATTAATTTTTATTGGTATAAAATTCTTTTTAAAGGTAAACGCAAACAGTATACACTTATCTAAAAAAAATCAAAGTTCTGTTACCTTGTCTGAAGAAGAAAATATTATTAAGAACGAAGACATACAACAACTTATAAAAAAGGCTTTAGAGGATAAAAATTACAGATTAGCCATTAGATATTACTACTTGCATATTTTAAAAATAATGAGCGACAAAGAGCTCATAGATTGGCAATTACAAAAAACTAATGATGATTACCAACAAGAGCTAAGCGGCTCTACTTACGCTAAGTCTTTTATAACCATAACAAGATTATATGATTATGTTTGGTATGGAGATTTTACTATAGATGAACTTAAGTACAATAAAGCAGCAGAAGAATTTATTAAACTACAAAATAGCATCATTAAAAAGTGA
- a CDS encoding stage II sporulation protein M: MREAAFVKQNKDKWTTFESVLAKKTEIDPNKLSDLYIEITDHLSYAKTFYPGSNTAFFLNSLASEAHQKIYKTKKEPKNRIISFWKTEFPTLFYHNRRELLIAFLVFSFFCAVGAFSAANDGDFVRSFLGDGYVNMTLENIANDDPMAVYKQQSEFKMFLGITINNIKVAMMAFIYGILLGIGSLFVMMQNGIMLGSFQYMFYEKGLLWESARTIWIHGTIEISVIIIAGCAGLVLAKGILFPGTYTRLESFKRGTVNGLKIMLSTVPFFVVAGFLEGFVTRHTEMPDWLAILIITSSLVLILYYYVIYPYLLHKRTNHAE; encoded by the coding sequence ATGCGCGAAGCTGCCTTTGTAAAGCAAAATAAAGACAAATGGACTACTTTTGAAAGTGTCCTGGCAAAGAAAACGGAAATTGACCCAAACAAATTATCAGATTTGTATATCGAAATTACCGATCACCTTAGCTATGCCAAGACTTTCTACCCTGGTAGCAACACCGCATTTTTTTTAAATTCTTTGGCTTCAGAAGCTCATCAAAAAATATATAAGACCAAAAAAGAGCCAAAAAACAGAATAATCAGCTTTTGGAAAACAGAATTTCCCACATTATTTTATCACAATCGTCGTGAATTACTAATTGCATTTCTAGTTTTTTCATTTTTTTGCGCAGTAGGAGCTTTCTCTGCTGCTAATGATGGTGATTTTGTTAGATCTTTTTTAGGCGATGGCTATGTAAATATGACTTTAGAAAATATTGCCAATGATGATCCTATGGCTGTTTACAAACAGCAAAGTGAATTTAAAATGTTTTTAGGGATTACTATTAACAATATAAAAGTAGCTATGATGGCTTTTATATATGGCATTTTGCTTGGTATAGGTTCTTTATTTGTGATGATGCAAAATGGCATTATGCTAGGTAGTTTTCAGTATATGTTTTATGAAAAAGGATTGCTATGGGAGTCTGCACGTACTATTTGGATACACGGCACTATAGAGATATCTGTAATTATAATTGCTGGTTGTGCCGGACTTGTTTTAGCAAAAGGGATTCTTTTTCCTGGCACTTATACAAGACTAGAATCTTTTAAAAGAGGCACTGTAAACGGCTTAAAAATAATGCTATCTACTGTTCCTTTCTTTGTTGTAGCTGGCTTTTTAGAGGGTTTTGTTACTAGACATACAGAAATGCCAGATTGGCTTGCTATATTAATTATTACAAGCTCATTAGTTTTAATATTATATTATTACGTTATTTATCCTTATTTATTACACAAAAGAACCAACCATGCAGAATAA
- a CDS encoding RDD family protein, with translation MNEIQIETAQNISIHQNAAHLGDRMLAYIIDSIVIFVYTLLMILLLVYMNIHFKDMWHLYLIVTLPAFFYYLLLEYFMNGSTVGKKIMSIRVVKLDGSKPNFSSYFIRWIMRIVDVVLSTGGVAVLTILLRGNGQRLGDIAAGTTVITEKKKVKLQDTMVANLPENYSPSYPQVTVFKDPEMQTIKELYSSAKRNGDHNVIVSLSNKIKEVTSITTDKKPLEFVDTVIKDYIYYTQEL, from the coding sequence ATGAACGAAATTCAAATAGAAACTGCTCAAAATATTAGCATTCATCAAAATGCTGCACATTTGGGTGATAGGATGCTGGCCTATATTATAGACAGCATTGTTATTTTTGTTTACACGTTACTTATGATTCTTTTGTTGGTATATATGAATATCCATTTTAAAGATATGTGGCATTTATATTTAATAGTAACATTACCAGCTTTCTTCTATTATTTATTGTTAGAGTATTTTATGAATGGCTCTACGGTTGGTAAAAAAATAATGTCTATTAGAGTTGTAAAATTAGATGGGTCTAAACCAAATTTTTCTAGCTATTTTATACGTTGGATTATGCGTATTGTAGATGTAGTTTTGTCTACCGGAGGTGTTGCTGTACTTACAATATTGTTAAGAGGTAACGGACAGCGTTTGGGAGATATAGCTGCAGGAACTACAGTAATTACGGAAAAGAAAAAAGTGAAATTGCAAGATACAATGGTGGCTAATTTACCAGAAAATTACTCGCCAAGTTACCCGCAGGTAACTGTTTTTAAAGATCCAGAGATGCAAACTATAAAAGAATTATATAGCTCTGCAAAACGTAATGGAGACCACAACGTTATAGTATCTTTGTCTAATAAAATAAAAGAAGTTACTAGTATAACTACAGATAAAAAACCTTTAGAATTTGTAGACACTGTTATTAAAGATTATATCTACTATACTCAAGAATTATAA
- a CDS encoding trimeric intracellular cation channel family protein, which translates to MFYLVIDILGTIAFAISGVLVAMDKKLDPFGVFIVAFVTAVGGGTLRDLLLGNTPVTWLLQPIYIYTILTTVVLSIIFRKQLKYLRTSLFLFDTIGIGLYTLAGVEKGLDANLLPIMCIVVGTITACFGGVIRDILCNEIPVIFRKEVYATACIIGASSYFLLIKLPVKPNYIHVICIFIVITVRLLAVKFKIALPTIYPPVETKK; encoded by the coding sequence ATGTTTTATCTAGTTATAGATATTTTAGGAACAATAGCATTTGCTATATCTGGTGTTTTGGTAGCAATGGATAAAAAACTGGATCCTTTTGGAGTTTTTATTGTTGCCTTTGTTACAGCTGTTGGTGGTGGTACATTAAGAGATTTGTTGCTTGGTAATACACCAGTAACTTGGTTGTTGCAACCAATTTATATTTATACAATTTTAACTACGGTAGTGCTCTCTATCATTTTTAGAAAACAATTAAAATACTTAAGAACTTCTCTTTTTTTGTTTGATACCATAGGTATTGGTCTTTATACTTTAGCAGGAGTAGAGAAGGGACTAGATGCAAATCTACTGCCAATTATGTGTATTGTTGTTGGTACAATAACTGCCTGTTTTGGAGGTGTTATACGCGATATTTTGTGTAATGAAATTCCTGTGATATTTAGAAAAGAAGTGTATGCAACAGCTTGTATAATAGGGGCTAGCAGTTATTTTTTATTGATAAAATTACCTGTGAAACCTAATTATATACACGTAATTTGCATTTTTATTGTAATTACAGTGCGTTTGTTGGCTGTTAAATTTAAAATTGCTTTACCAACTATTTATCCGCCAGTAGAAACTAAAAAATAA
- a CDS encoding peptidylprolyl isomerase, protein MNTKVLSYTILLLLILTFSCNNAAKQKQKTEDAKVKTDTLAIDSSKVTKKEEKFVLTEENAIPFFYEYNKTLKEDKVKITTNLGSFTLQLFDNVPYHKANFIYLTKKGYFNDTYFHRVVKNFIIQGGNADNIKTAKKRGEIGRYLLPPDTKKGHKHHRGVISMPSSESDNPHKLASPYEFFIVVTKPGSYHLDKDYTPFGRVIEGMDVVDLINRQPVDKGDWPKKNIFIIKAEVIK, encoded by the coding sequence ATGAATACAAAGGTACTATCTTACACTATACTATTACTACTAATTTTAACATTCAGTTGCAACAACGCAGCAAAACAAAAGCAAAAAACAGAGGATGCTAAAGTAAAAACAGACACTCTTGCAATAGACAGTTCTAAAGTTACTAAAAAAGAAGAAAAGTTTGTACTTACCGAGGAAAATGCTATTCCTTTTTTTTATGAATACAATAAAACATTAAAAGAAGATAAAGTAAAAATTACCACAAACCTTGGTAGCTTTACTTTGCAATTATTTGATAATGTACCTTACCACAAAGCTAATTTTATTTACCTAACAAAAAAAGGCTATTTTAATGACACCTATTTTCATAGAGTAGTCAAAAATTTTATTATTCAAGGTGGTAATGCAGATAATATAAAAACAGCTAAAAAAAGAGGAGAAATTGGCAGGTATTTATTACCTCCTGATACAAAAAAAGGACACAAACACCATAGAGGCGTGATATCTATGCCAAGCAGTGAAAGTGACAACCCGCATAAATTAGCCTCTCCTTATGAGTTTTTTATTGTGGTAACAAAACCTGGCTCTTATCATTTAGATAAAGATTATACTCCTTTTGGTCGTGTTATAGAAGGTATGGATGTTGTAGATTTAATTAACAGACAACCTGTTGACAAAGGAGATTGGCCTAAAAAAAATATTTTTATAATTAAAGCTGAAGTTATAAAGTAG